In Lathyrus oleraceus cultivar Zhongwan6 chromosome 2, CAAS_Psat_ZW6_1.0, whole genome shotgun sequence, the DNA window ATGGGAGACTGTCGAGGGATGAAGTTTTTccctaagaaatctccgattgcacgttgcacctcagcctaacttatgtttgatctccgacagacaccaTTCAATCATtagtgcatataataacattgataatggctagcaaaatcctccttcgacgcatgtgttatgtattagacatattgctcagaatttcatgcgaaaaatcaaagataagacgttgcggaagaaggttgtcaatgcaggttacgcattatcagaaccttctttcaaacactaccgcgaagaaataagattgtcaaacgaaaatgcagtacggtggatcgataatattccattggagaagtggactagggcatacgacaacggtcaacgttggggccacatgacaacaaatcttgtggaatcaatgaactctatcttcaaaggcatccgtaacctacctataaccgctttggtgcaggcaatatatttcaggctaggggcgctgtttgaaaccagacgctcaaaatggagttcaatgttgcaatctggacagttgttcagtgatgcttcaatgaaattcattagacatgaagctgccaaagcaaacacacacatGGTTACGGTCTTTGACCATGCTAAAGGTTGGTATAAtgttgtcgagtccatggatcacaatgagggcatgccgatgcGACAGTATATAGTCAAACTAGATAGAGGTTAGTGCGACTGCGaaaagttccaagcctttcgtacgccctgctcccatgtcattgcgacatgctcaaaggttcgaagggatccatcctacttgctatctgaagtttacaaagtcgtcagcctttcaaatgttcataaaattagtttttccgtagtggcaaaagaggattattggccagaatatcaaggaGACATCGTCTgacacaacgaagttatgcgaaggaagaaaaagggtcgcccaaacagcacccggattcgaaccgaaatggatacgacgaacaaaatggttagactatgtagttcatgctgtcagccaggtcacaatcgtaataactgtcctagtgttggaacgagcacaaccagataaattcacatgtacctctattacaatatatgaaaaactaaactTATTTTATATTAGACATTTGTGACGaaagtaccattacataaacagtAACACAAAAAAATTAAAACTAGAATACAAGAACTATtcgattacaaccatcaaaacaatttcgaacatgtaatgcatcatcaTACGAGCGTCTTGGTCGACCTTAATATCCACCCATTTGCGCACTTCTCCTTTTTAGTTaaacgtggacacaagccattgtattcttctaatcaTTTCACCCTCTCtaatttctccctctaaccaactgtacaacgtccaATTAAGACGTTCAAACATATCTGTGTTCCAAAGCCGAATCTGTACCAGAGCCGCAACGGCGaaaaatattacatcagcatttcgtttctgaatgtatgcagacattgttaaAACACAGAAACCTGAAGGTGAATGGGGTTGAATTAGAGAAAATATGGTAGTAGGAGATGATTTTatgtgaaaaatattgcatccaaggCGTGACATTTACACAGAGTGGACATaaaatgcatgcgccaagagGGTTGACGCCCAACATGACATGACATGCAGGCGCCAGAGGCATTAGCGCCTGTACTTAAGGCAACACTAAGGCGTCAGGGGCATTGGCGCATCCTCATGAGGGCAATGCATGGCCAATAGCATGACGCCTCCTCATGAGAAGCCCAATGCATGCCCTaatgctattggcgcctcctttGGTTGCTTAGGGGATGCGCCAGTTCATCCTGCGCATCCTCTTCTAAAAGTgattattttagtattttttttgaattatttattatttataatttttttttttaaaatgattatttaaaaaaaaattaataatgactgatatataaaaaaatatttttaccTTAATTTCCGACACATTTGATTATCTAGTTACTAAACCTGTTAACAAAAACAGAGATCCTCCTCATCTTTTTTCACTTCTATGTTTTTGTTCCCAATGGTAACCCTTTCGCTTCTGCATAATCTAAACCTCGTCGTTCACTTCAACCCTTCCACACACCAAAACCCTATTTTCTCACACCAAAACCCTATTTCTTCAATCTCTCTCAAACCTTCACCTCTTCGCTGTTCAAATTCCGCCAATGTTCCCGCTCAATCTCCCTCACCTCCGATTCGCATCCGACGCTGCACAAAAATCGAAGCGCAACGTGCTCTATTCGATTACCTTTACTACACTCAATGTTACACTTTCATTGACGCAGATTTCATTGCCAAAAACTCTCCATGTTTCATCGATGAACTTATCCTCAGAGTCAGAGTCAACAACAGAGACGATGATTTTGATCGGGCTCTCAGAAGGTACCTTATGTATCACCCTATTAATGAATTTGAACCCTTTTTAGAGAGTATAGGGATTAAACAAAGTGAATTGAAGTTACTTCTGCCTAAAGATTTGTTTTTTCTTCGTGATGATAGTGTTTTGCTTGATAATTTTCATGTCTTGTTCAATCACGGGGTTCCGAGGAATAGAATGGGGAAAATTTATAGAGAAGCAAGAGAGGTTTTTGGGTATGGGAGTGGTGTTTTGTCGAAGAAATTTGAAAGTTATGAAAGTTTGGGTTTGAGTAAATCATCTCTTGTCAAGCTGTTTGTTTGTTGTCCATTGCTTTTAGTTGGCGACGAGGTTGATTCTCAatttgttgttgttcttgattGGTTGAAGAGAATTGGGATTGAGACTGAATGGTTTGTGAGTTGTATGTGTTCTAAAAGAACATATAGATGGAAAATGATTATTGATAGTATTGAGCTTTTTCATCAAGGGGGATATTCTGAGAAACAAATGTATGATTTGTTTAAGGCGGATCCGAAATTGTTGTCAGAGGGTTTAGAAAAGAAGGCATTTTTGGTTATAGGTCGGTTGATTAAGTTGGGTCTTGACGTGAATGAGATTTGTTCTTGTTTTAGAGAGCATCCTGAAATGTTGTCAAGTCCGCGTATGAAAAATTTGATGTTTGTGATTACTTTTATGTATAATATTCGAATGGAACAAGATGTTATTGCTCATGTTTTGCATAACCACATGCATCTCCTTGGCAGACATTCAATAAAAGGTTATAAAACGATGTGTAAAGAGTTGGGAGTTGGAAAAGCTAGTTTATGTCAAATGATACAGGATGATCCGTTAAAGTTTTTTGGTTTGGCTTTAAAACCGACGCAAAAGAAGGATATAAATGAACTCAGCTATGACCCGCGTTGGTATTTGGAGAAAACAAACTTCTTGCGGAAACTTGGGTATACTGATAACTCTGAGGAGATGGAAATAGCTCTGAAGAAGTTTCGAGGAAGAGGTGATAAGTTACTAGAAAGATTTGATTTCTTGATTGAAGCTGGTTTGGAATATAACACTGTAGTTGGAATGGTAAAGCAAGTTCCTGCAATTCTAGCCATTAAAAAAACTTCAATGCAAAAGAAGATTGATTTCTTAACAAACACTTTAGATTACCCAATAGAACGTCTCGTGAGAAATCCAAAATATGTGTTATATGATTTGGATAAAATTTTCCCAAGATTTGCAATGTATGAGTGGTTGAAGAAGAGGAATGCAATACATCGTGAGTTATTCTTGAGTACCATAGTTTCAATTTCTGAGAAACAGTTTCTAAAACTCTTTGTGAATGCGCATCCTGAAGGTCCAATAGTTTGGCAAACTATAAATAGTTTATCTAACAAATATAAGAATTAACCGCTCCTTATAAGTTTAGTTGAGATGTAAATTTAAATACAAGCTTGGCTAAACAATGCACTTACTTTGGTGGTTTCATTTTGGTTTTGTTGAAGGATTATTTTCTCATCTGCTTAATGAGAATCAATCAAGCACTTCTTAGTTTTCTGACTTAAAAGAAATAATCATAGTCGTCTATGTTGTCAATAGTGCATTATAGCAGAATAATGTGGCGGTAGTAGGCTTAAGCGCGAAGCTATTGGATTGTGAGCTGCTGTCACTAATAGCGTTTGTTGCGGCCCAAACTGCCGTCGCGTTGTTATTATGGGTTTGGGGCAAAAAAATTCAGAACCCTTGTATTTTTTTAAGTAGTAAATGTCAATTTGTACCCGATTTAAGGGTAAAATTATGTTCTTCATTCTATTATATTGATACTCACAAACAATTGTTTTGTTattcttctcatttttaattCAATTCTGTTATGTCTTTTTTCTCTCTATGTAAGTTCATTGCATGTACTTTGagttatttaattatattaaatatGACTGTTTCTCTCATTTTGAGTATTCTTATGTTTGAGTATTTATGGTAACATTTACACCAAATTTCAAGAACAAATTTCACCCTCTAAAACATAGCTTTATATTTATAAACTCGAACACATATATGAATACACAGCGGAAACCTATATATTAGTCCACACAAAATGACTAATTATTCTAAATATCAGCACCTTTTATAATGGAAGTGCTGTATTAACATTCTTACACACATATATATTTATACACACATCAACATGCAGAAAACCATACTGGTGAACATCTAAAAGTGGTGAGATTACAATACATAAAATTCCACAAGTAGTACTATTTATTCTAAAAGCTGAGCTAACACATGTTCCATCACATACTTTGCAACAATACTATTCGTTTTCTCTGTGGGATGAAAAGAGTCCCAAAACACAAATTTGGAAGCATCAGAACAACTGAACATGCTTCCCCTGCTGCATGCATAACCCATCTCGAACATTCCAGTAGCACAACATGCTACTGAGGCTGATTCAAACCCTGTCATCGACAAATCAAATTAATAAGAATATATTTCATAATTGTAATATTTATATGGAAAGCTGTAAACTAGATTTTCTGCGGCAGTATCATACCGTAGAGTTCAGGTTTCTTTATGATGTGCAACATGATGTGATATGGATTTGAAAACAACAACTTCATTCCAGGGAGCTCTTGATTGAGCTTAGTAGTTATATTCTGGAGTTTACCATTGAATTCAAGTGCTATGTTATTGTAGTTCGTAACACAACCATTCTGACCCATAAAATTTGTAGTTCTCTC includes these proteins:
- the LOC127118043 gene encoding transcription termination factor MTEF18, mitochondrial — protein: MFLFPMVTLSLLHNLNLVVHFNPSTHQNPIFSHQNPISSISLKPSPLRCSNSANVPAQSPSPPIRIRRCTKIEAQRALFDYLYYTQCYTFIDADFIAKNSPCFIDELILRVRVNNRDDDFDRALRRYLMYHPINEFEPFLESIGIKQSELKLLLPKDLFFLRDDSVLLDNFHVLFNHGVPRNRMGKIYREAREVFGYGSGVLSKKFESYESLGLSKSSLVKLFVCCPLLLVGDEVDSQFVVVLDWLKRIGIETEWFVSCMCSKRTYRWKMIIDSIELFHQGGYSEKQMYDLFKADPKLLSEGLEKKAFLVIGRLIKLGLDVNEICSCFREHPEMLSSPRMKNLMFVITFMYNIRMEQDVIAHVLHNHMHLLGRHSIKGYKTMCKELGVGKASLCQMIQDDPLKFFGLALKPTQKKDINELSYDPRWYLEKTNFLRKLGYTDNSEEMEIALKKFRGRGDKLLERFDFLIEAGLEYNTVVGMVKQVPAILAIKKTSMQKKIDFLTNTLDYPIERLVRNPKYVLYDLDKIFPRFAMYEWLKKRNAIHRELFLSTIVSISEKQFLKLFVNAHPEGPIVWQTINSLSNKYKN